In the Arachis stenosperma cultivar V10309 chromosome 8, arast.V10309.gnm1.PFL2, whole genome shotgun sequence genome, taaaatgtatgtatttgttaatctaaacaaagttatatgctcaaaatcaaaatttatgtatgtTAACCAAAATAAAGTTATACCACTATTTTTTTTCTgctatatcttttttttttcattacgGTATTACTTACATATATGATGTAATGGTAGTAATATTAAAAGTCAAAATTCAAGAAGAACCACAAATTTTACTTCACTTTCAAACTTTacaacatattaaaaatttattgcttaattattattattattattattattattattattattattatatgctaAACGAATTGTGTAAGACCccgtatttttttaaaattaaataattaactatttataaactaatatattatattaaaatatattttttaaaaaaatatttttttaacaaaaataattaaataaaattttattattattattattattattattattattattattattattattattattattattattattattattattattattattattattattatccctTGGCCGAATCCTTAAGGGAGTTGAGGATtaaaaaagtaaagataaagAAAGCAAACGTGGCTTGCATGtaaacttatatatataaaatcatGACATATATCCAAATCATTGTATTCATTAATCATCTTTACTTCATTTGCTTCTTTGTATCACCGAATTAATATGAGGGAATAAGAGAAAGGAAATTGACCGAGAGAGAAAGAATTGATTTTTTGTGATTCgtaattctaataaaaaatctaatccggtaaAAGTGTTCGTATTCTCCTTTTCTACATGTTGGCGTTATTTTTATCTGGTAGAAGTTGACGGTGATGTAATTTCTTTTTCCCTTGAGCTCAGTCAATTGGAGTTTTAGGAGGCACAGACGATTCTTAACGTTTTCTTCTTCAGCAGTTCGGTCAGAAAACTTCTCCGGAGGTCCCGTTAGTTTGATTTCGTATGGAGGTAGGGTTTGGtaactttataataattaaatgtgaGTTTGATAAATGAATGTTGATTTAGCTGATTATTGCGTGAATTTGAATGAGTTTATgttaaattattgttgaattattATTGTTTGCTTGAGATTTTGATTCAGTTATGTATGAACAACTAGCTGGGATGCTTTGATTATTTTGGGAATAAGAAATGGAATTTTCAAAAGTTTGAAGAAATATATTAACTgatttttgaattattaaagaaatatttttgctGTTGGAGTCGGTTGGattattaattgttttaaagATTTTGGAGAATGGCATAAAGATGTGGTTTtagttttaaaagaaaaagagaagataaaTCGGCACGTGTACTTATGAGAATGATTGAAAGGTCACGAGAGGGTGACGGAAAGTAAATAATGATGGTGCCGATGTGAAAGTGTTAAGCCGTGGGCTTTGTTTTTGAATGATTGTGCGGGGACGTCCGTGTGAATGGAACGGCTTCCAGGAGAAAGTGGCACATGTTTTAGCTGGAGAATCAGCGCCTGCAAGTACTTGCAGAGGTCATGTTCGGCATActtcagctggagaatcagcgCCTGCAAGAAGTGGAAACTTGCAGAGGTTATGCCGCTGGAATGCCTTATCTGACTTGTGGGTCGGATTGCGTCGGGTGCGGGtcgaaaccgacaaatgagctcattacctgcgatAGGAATAGACATGAATCATGCTTGTTTGCACATATCTCTGTGATGTGTAACTCTGTGATTGTGTGTGTGCGCTGCGTGACTGATTGACTTCTGAgttcttttattattcatacTTATAAGTGTTTTGTTGTTAGTTGCGGTTGGTTAATAATGGCAAAATGAACTTAATTtctaaccccgaccctactaagaactttCCGGTTCTTACCCCCTATCTCCACCCCTTTCAGCTACAGGTGCAAAGGCTCATTGTCAAGTTACGGGAGCACAGAGGAATATGTTTATAAGTTGAGTTTTTAGGATTTGTTTTCCCCTCGCCTTGTTAGTTAGAGTTTTTAGAGGGGTAGGATTTGTTTTTGGGAATCTTGAAATAAGTTTATGTATTTAATActatgtgaatatatatacttttgtgATTTAGTGGCGTAAAATAAAGTCTCTTTTCGTTTTCTTAATTAAAGTTTCGGTTCGTATTCGCGAAGGCTCAATATTAGATAaagatagtatataataaaaaaggtTTAGAGGTAAGTAGCACTCAGacttttagtacgatcatgaggtgctaaaagttagggtgttacattatggtatcagagcagttcctTCCCGTTAGAGCCTTGGGAATAGACTGACTATGCTTTactgcatactctgagtgtctgtcATGCAATAGGACTTGTCTTAATGACAAGAGTTTGAGTTTTAGATGCATGACTGTCTATTGATTAATGTCGTTAGTTTACCGTTGCATATCTGTTAATACTAAGTTTGGCCAACTTAATGTTGATGGTTTATGTATACGAGAAAGTTAACGGGTTATCATAGGCAAAATAGAAGTAATAGGTAACGTGAATCGTGGGTTTTGGGAACGTTAGAGGTTAAGTTTTAGGGGTAAGCTTCGTTTCAACGTATAATCCTTACTTGTGCTAATGTAGCTTGAAGTCATCTTTTCCTTGACTGCTTGTAGTGAAATTCTTTGTTTCGAACTTCTTTCTTGAGATGTGTTTTGAATAACTCTCGACCATATCTTGTCATTCATAAGATATGATTTCTCTCACGTTTAAAAAATTGAACATGTTaaatctttctgtttttctttgaCATGTTTAAAAGGGAAATTAGTAtgaatctttttcaatttatatcaattttcgagaacaaaaatttttataagtgaGGTAAAATGTAAGACCccgtatttttttaaaattaaataattaactatttataaactaatatattatattaaaatataattttttaaaaaattatttttttaataaaaataattaaataaaatttttattattattattattattattattattattattattattattattattattattattattattattattattattattatccctTGGCCGAAGCCTTAAGGGAGTTGAGGATtaaaaaagtaaagataaagAAAGCAAACGTGGCTTGCATGtaaacttatatatataaaatcatGACACATATCCAAATCATTGTATTCATTAATCATCTTTACTTCATTTGCTTCTTTGTATCACCGAATTAATATGAGGGAATAAGAGAAAGGAAATTGAccgagagagaaagaaagagaaccGAAGCTCCTTTGATCTTCCGGCCTTGATTTCTTGTGATTCGtaactctaataaaaaaatctaatccgataAAAGTGTTTGTATTCTCCTCTTTTACATGTTGGCGTTACTTTTATTCGGTAGAAGTTGACGGTAATGTAGCTCTTTTTCCCCTTGAACTCGGTCAATTGGAGTTTTAGGAGGTACAGACGATTCTTAACGTTTTCTTCTTCAGCAGTTCGGTCAGAAAACTTTTATGGAGGTCCCGTTAGTTTGATTTCGTATGGAGGTAGGATTTGGtaactttataataattaaatgtgaGTTTGATAAGTGAATGTTGATTTAGCTGATTATTGCGTGAATTTGAATGAGTTTATgttaaattattgttgaattattgttgtttgCTTGAGATTTTGATTCAGTTATGTATGAACAACTAGCTGGGATGCTTTGATTATTTTGGGAATAAGAAATGGAATTTTCAAAAGCTTTAAGAAATATATTAACTgatttttgaattattaaagaaatatttttgctGCTGGAGTCGGTTGGattattaattgttttaaagATTTTGGAGAATGGCATAAAGATGTGGTTTtagttttaaaagaaaaagagaatataAATCGGCACGTGTACTTATGAGAATGATTGAAAGGTCACGAGAGGGTGACGAAAAGTAAATAGTGATGGTGCCGATGTGAAAGTGTTAAGCCGTGGGCTTTGTTTTTGAATGATTGTGCGGGGATGCCCGTGTGAATGGAATGACTTCCAGGAGAAAGTGGCACATGcttcagctggagaatcagcgcctgcaagtacttgcagaggtcatgttcggcatacttcagctggagaatcagcgCCTGCAAGAAGTGAAAACTTGCAGAGGTTATGCCGCTGGAATGCCTTATCTGACTTGCAGGTCGGATTGCGTCGGGTGCGGGtcgaaaccgacaaatgagctcattacctgcgataggaatagacatgcatcatgctTGTTTGCGCATATCTCTGTGATGTGTAACTCTGTGATTGTGTGTGTGTGCTGCGTGACTGATTGACTTTTGAGTTCTTTTATTATTCATGCTTATAAGTGTTTTGTTGTTAGTTGCGGTTGGTTAATAATGGCAAAATGAACTTAACTTCTAACCCCGATCCTACTAAGAACTTTCCGGTTCTTACCCCCTATCTCCACCCCTTTCAGCTACAGGTGTAAAGGCTCATTGTCAAGTTACAGGAGTACAGAGGAATATGTTTATAAGTTGAGTTGTTAGGATTTGTTTTCCCCTCGCCTTGTTAGTTAGAGTTTTTAGAGGGGTAGGATTTGTTTTTGGGAATCTTGAAATAAGTTTATGTATTTAATActatgtgaatatatatacttttgtgATTTAGTGGCGTAAAATAAAGTCTCTTTTCGTTTTCTTAATTAAAGTTTCGATTCGTATTCGCGAAGGCTCAATATTAGATAaagatagtatataataaaaaggTTTAGAGGTAAGTAGCACTCAGACTTTTAGTACGATTatgaggtgctaaaagttagggtgttacaaattGCTTCTTAAGCGTACTACATACAAagatcataataaatttttgtgtgtttcatatgtttgagatagattatataatttttcttttaatattacTATCATTACATTCTATATATAAGTAATACtgtaatgaaaaaaaaaagatgtggTAGAAAAAAATAGTGGtataactttgtttaggttaacatacataaattttgattttgagcatataactttgtttaggttaacAAATATGTACATTTCAattttgagtatatatatatatatatatatatatatatattccagcaaaatgtaataatataagaaaaaatgttttagaatggaaaagaataagagagattttgaaaagaattaaaggagagagataattttattgaaaaaaattttaagaaggaAAGAtacaattactaattttttgtttgtcaattacatttctatcaaaattaatagtatcaaaaaatattttaaatttaatattatcaagaaaaaataaaaaaaaattatataaggactaatttgattaatttttaaaattttagggatGAAAATGATTTACTTCTGAACTTTAAagactattttgattataaataacatttttacaTGTCAACTGACATGTGGCGTGCCACGTGCTACTGATCTGATACGTCAACCAATCATCTTGTGACACGTAACATTAACCTCACAATGTCATCTTGCCATGTGGCACTTAACGTGACATGTCACCATCTAACTGACAAAAAAATTATCGTAACTAAATCGTGTATCATTCAGAAATgattttgactattaactctaaaaaataactatttattctaattatattaGATAACCAATTAAAATATCAGTCAATTATAACTGGCTATTAATTAAACTGCAAACAAGTTCAATTAAATAAACGTAAGTAGGgtaaatcataatttttttaatttaaatcgacatctttttcatttaaatcgcattttatttattaaatcaGTATTTTAGGATAAAGTTGGCTGTTTTGCGAAATAATTAGCAGGAAGAGGTGTTGGctacacaattttttttttttttccgaaaTCTATTACAATGCTAACTGaacttatataaaaaattaatttgattcgCATTTAATATCTAGCAAAATAATTTTCATCCATTGGAAAGATGGAAAGACGAGTTTACCCTTTCCTTGACTACTATCTTTCTCTTGTCACTGTAGCTTGATGTCATGGCATCCTAAACTCAAACCATTGTCCCCTCCTTTCTCTTTCACGAATTTGCCCttccctcctcctccttcttcttcttcttcttcttcttcccacTAGCGGTGACCAGCCACAATACACTCCACTGTAAAAACATTAACACCTTCTCCATTCTCATTTCtcattttataaataataataataataaaataaagaaaaaatgtcTAAGGCTATACACCAACCGGGTTTAGATTCTGTGTGTTGCGACCGCACCATGAACAAGCCTGATTCCACCAACCTCGATCTACGACCTTCCCCTCTCAAACTCACCACCACCTCCGGAGCCAGAACCAAGAATCCACCCCGTGCCCCTACTAACCCAGCCAACTTCTCCGGCGACCTCGCCGGAGCACACGACGCCGTCCGATCCGTCCCGGCGCCCCCGAGGAGCTCCAAACCAGGTCACCGGAGAACTGTTTCCGCCGGAGCTCCGCTAATCTACTCCGGAGGAAGCTCAAACACCAGCCCGAACCTTTCTCCCGGCGGGAACATCTTCCCTGCCGGAAAATCTCCCAAACCAGTTGCTCTACCCACGCGCGGGCCGAGCCGGCCAGATGTTCTCGGCTCCGGCGCCGTGAACTATGGCCGCGGCAGCATCGTGCGAGGTGGTGGGGGCGCCAAGCATGGGAACAGCACCAACGGTTGTTGTGATGCTGAAGAATTGAAGAGGTTAGGGAATGAGTTTTATAGGAATGGGAACTTCGTGGATGCTCTGGCAATGTATGATCGTGCTGTTGCGGTGTCACCGGGCAATGCGGCGTGCCGGAGTAACCGTGCCGCGGCGCTTACAGCGTTGGGGAGGCTGGGAGAGGCCGCAAAGGAGTGTGATGAGGCTGTGAGTTTGGACCCTGGTTATGCCAGGGCGCATAAGAGGCTTGCTTCTCTATATTTGCGgtatatataaaattcaaaattcttgtGTTGTCTTCTTGATATTTGTTATGTGTGATGAACTGATGATGAAGATTTTGATGTTAATGGTTTGAGCTTGACTATGATTTGACTTGAGACAGAGTTGTCTGATTTATGTGATTAATTCCAAATCAAGTAGGATAAGACTTCATTGTTGTCTGTGATGAAGGATGCAATGACATTGTGTTATTGTCTTCTTTTATGATCGGGCTTTTGTTTATGAAGAGTAATCAATCACCTTGATGGTTCAATCTTCAAACCTTTGAAAATGATAGCGTAAATAAgctattttgttaatttttaaaatttctgttttccttttttcttgGTATAGTGTTATACTGTTTATATAGTGTGTAACTGGTGCCCTGATTTTTTAGCATCATTAAGACACTTGGAGAGTTATGTGTTCATAAATGAAGATTTCAGTTGCATCGTTAGCGTATAGGCTATGGGAAAATGTGTGACTCGTGTTTTAACAATGATTGGAGATTTCAGTTACATTACCACGTTCATTATAAATGTAACTGAAATACGATTTCAGTTACATTACCACGTTCATTATAAATGTAACTGAAATCATGACTTATTTCAGTTACATTGATCTCTGTATGTCAAAAATGGGGTCTACAATATGGGTtccaataaaattttttatgcttatgtgATAAAATTTCAGTTCTAATTTgtaaattttcatattttttatggCTTTATAAGTTGTAGATTTGATGTTCTCTTCATCTTGATTGATTTAGAACTTATGTAGCTTTGGGCAGGTAGAAAACTCACAGCTTCACCTCTCTCTATCTGGGCTAAAAGTGGATCAATATGAAGAGCAAACACTGATGTTCTTAGAGAAGCATCTAAACCGATGTGAAGATGCACGAAAGGTTGGTGATTGGAAGAGCGTACTTAGGGAAACAGAGGCGGCCATTGCGGTTGGAGCAGACTTCTCACCTCAGGTAGGCTCTTGATCAATAAAATGAGCATAAAATTCCATATTTTCGAAATTGATACACATTGCTTCCGTTTCCTAACTTATTAGATTACTACTTAGCTTGTTGCTTGTAAAGCAGAAGCTTATTTGAAGCttcatctgtttgaggatgcgGAATCCACACTTTCAAACATTCCCAAGGTGGAAGGTTGTCCCCTGGCCTACTCTCAAACCAAGTTTTTTGGCATGCTTGGTGAAGCCTACGTGCCTTTTGTCTCTGCACAGGTTGAGATGGCCTTGGGAAGGTAAAAAAATCTTAAGATTCCAAATCCATGACTAGAAAGAACATTTAACTGAGCGATTCAAGAAACAAATGATGGGTTGTTAGCATGTTGCAGGTTTGAGACTGCTGTTGCTGCAGCAGAAAAGGCTAGCCTGTTAGATCACAGTAATGTTGAAGTTGCCAGGATTGTTAATACTGTAAAAATGGTTGCAAGAGCTCGATCAAGGGGCAATGATCTTTTCAGCTCTGGCAAGTTCTCTCAAGCGTGTTCTGCTTATGGCGAAGGCCTCAAATATGACTGTTTCAACTATGTTCTATATTGCAATAGAGCTATTTGTTGGTCTAAACTTGGACTATGGGAACAATCTGTTCAAGATTGCAACCAAGCTCTTCTCATTCAACCAAATTACACCAAGGCACTTTTCCGCAGAGCTGCATCAAATGCAAAGGTGAAATCACTTGCATTGTGCATCTGTCTCTGTTTCTGTTTTTAGCTTTTTCGCTTGAACTTCTTCATTGTTCCTTGTTAATATGCGTGACCTTTCTACAGCTTGAAAGATGGGCGGAAGTTGTTAAAGATTACGAGACTTTAAGGTGTGAACTCCCCGAAGACAGTGAAGTTGCTGAATTTCTTCGCCAGGCTAAACTAGCATTGGAAAAATCTCGTGAAGCGGTATATGCTACCAAGTTTGGAGTTGAAGTCGAAGAAATCTTGGCACTAGATAAATTCAAGGCAGCTATTGCTTCTGCTGGTAAATTCAATACCCTATGTATATatgcaatttttttaaaaagttctTAACAATGTTGGTTCAGcatttttcttgcttcaattAATGTACTTATAAGGAAAATCTCAATATTCAGGTGTTTCGGTTGTTCATTTCAAAGTGGCATCAAATGAACTATGTGAAGAAATATCTCCATTCGTAAATACATTGTGTGTTAGATATCCATCTGTCAAGTTTATTAGGGTAAGCAATGCAAGAAGTGACTCTTTATGAGTATTCTAAGATACAATTTTCACATTGGTCTAAATTCTCATTGGCATTCCATTGCAGGTGGATGTTGAAGAGTGTCTATCAATAGCAAAAGCTGAAAACATTAGAATTGTTCCAActttcaaaatatataaaaatggGGTGAAGGTGAAGGAAATGATCCGGCCAATCCACCAGTTGTTAGAGGACTCAGTAAGGAAAAATAGTAGTCTCTAAAATTTTTAGGATTCATGTTCATTATTTTGCATTTTTCACAACATGGAATTGAAGAAGGTGCTCTAAGATTACACCAACAATAGTCCAAATTTAGGAAGTTCAACTCTCTGATGCATACAAATggataacatttttttttcaacattGCTTTGGTCAACTAAAAAGGCATAAAAATTCACAGCACCTTAGGCAGGCAAACCTCAGAGATAAATGTTAGTTAACATCTTGAAATCATGTATGTGTATCTTTTTCCTTCTCTCAACTAATTTagttcttattttctttctccAATGTATTaaatccccccccccccctctctttcctttttccttctttcaatacatttttattttgttgtttgaTTCTGAATTAGATTGTGTACAGTATTGGTTAAGACTCGCATTTCTCCCATTATGTTTGAAATGATATTACAGTATTTTCTTCTTGAGTCATATTCAAAATTAAGATCCTGTGTAGAGaccaaaatacaaaaaaaaaaaaaaaaaaaaaattaagaaccGGTGTTGGATAAACAACTACAATCTTTTAAGTTCGTTTCAAATTTCTAATTAaaacctaaataagaagttagatTTATAGAAAGAAGCTCTAAAAAGTGTATGGTCTGCACATAAGCCGTAGCAAGATGAAATATATAGAATGTAAGTTCGGCCGCCGAAGGGAAAATCCTAATacagaggtgaagattggagaaaacattttatgaaaagttaaaaattttaagtatcttgggtgtgTCATACAGGATAAtagagagattgaacaggatgtaaatcataagATTCAAGCATGTTGGTCAAAATGGTGGAGTGTATTTGGTTTTACATGTGACAAAAAAATGTCTTttaacttaaaggtaaattctatcacACTGCTATCAGACCGACTATTCTTTATAGTACAGAGTGTTGAGTGGCTAAAGGGGAGCATAAGTTAAGTGTGATAGAGATGAAGAtattgagatggatgagtggtcatacgtgATTGAATAGAATAAGGAACGAAGATATAAGAGAGAAAATTGGAGTAGCACCTATTATGGAAAAGATGGTAGAATCACATCTCAGGTGGTTTGAACATGTGAGAAGAAAACCGACAGAACACCCGGTCAGAAGGGTGGATGAAATTGAAGATGGACAAGGGATAAAATGTAGAGGAAGACAATCCATGaagtggtcaaacgagatctacatgtgaATGGTCTCTCtatagacatgatacatgatagAACTCAATGATGTCGTTTAATCAATGTAGCCGACCCTGCCTattgggacaaggctttgttgttgttgttgttgttgaagttTAAATACTTGCAtgaaagaataataataataataataataaaacaaaaccataaaaaccttCATATAATATAGCTGAATCAAATCCAATAACATCAGATAAAGTAGTAGGCAAATGAAAGCATTTATCTGCTTATTCTATGCCAAGCATGCAAATGTTGGCTCTAATGTAATGAAAGTTGAATAACAGCGACAAGATGACTTATTTTTCATATACTATTACTGGCCGGCGGCAAAGGCCTCAACCGGGAAAGTCTTGGTGATTCCGGCAAGGCTCTTGAAGTGGATCTTCCCAGTTGGTGGATCATCAACACTGATCTCACTCACTGGTGGCCACAGCATAAGCTCCTTGGCCTTCACACCCTTGAGTTTCTTGATCTTCTTCTTTGATATGAACCCTGTGATCTCTGAGTCATAGCTCACTAGCTTCTTCACCATCTTGAACTCATGCTCCACCTTCTTCTTCTGCACTATCCACATGTACCCTGTGCTCTTCACATACCCTACTTCCACCACATCTTGAAGTGGGAGAAGCCCTGCCGGAAGTTCATACTCTTGCAGCAACGAAACGGCCATCTTTAGGCCTTCCTCGTCGCCCTTCTTCACAATCCCTCCTTCCTTATTATCAGCCATTGATTGATATCAATCTAATGCTTTGCTCAAGATTGAtatgtaaatgctgttttgtatttatatatagttCATTGATGAACCATTTTGTGTGTGCTTGTGTGTACATATATGGATAGAGAACCACTAGAGATGTAGTAATGGACAATGTTTGTGCTTGGTGGAGATCGAAGTGAATATCTCATTGTATGAATCGTCCaatcttatctttcattttcacTATATTATTTCGATACAAATTTAACCGTTTTTAGATTTTTAGCGTGGCTTTTCACTTCAATAAACTTAATTTTCACCTTTAAATCTTGTTTATTAGTAATATAAACCTAAACTTTTAATGTGCAAATATAGCTATTCTTTTTTATTACTTGTATTCACCACCTTTGTCAACTAGCATTTGTCATGGATTGGACGGTTTAATAAACATTTTTGTGGTGAAAATTGCTTAATTGCATTTAGCTTTGTAAGTATAGCGACTAGCTAGGTTATTAGGAAGAGGTGCTACACGACACAAAACCAATCTGAGCAACCAAAGTAGGTTTTTGTTTGTTTACAAGAGTTGAACTTGTTTTGATTGCAGTAGTGCGCTTAATCAAAAGGCTAAATgaaaagaagttaaaaaaaaaaaaggaaatttagcATTCGTTTTATTTAGAGTATTTACCCATTTTAGTTCTCAAAGAATTTTAGACTAGACACTTTAGTtcccaactaaaattaattactcgattaGTCCTTAATAATTAATtccgtcagtcacttaggtTCTTGGTTCCGTCAATTATAACGGAAGATAAAATAGTCCTTAACAACTCTAATAGGGGACTAAATGATCCCTGACAACTCTAAGAGGAGACAAAATGATCCCTGACTCCTTTGTTGGAAAACGATATTGTTCTTCCCCAATTTTCATCATATCTCGTATAACCCTAACATTCATACTCTCCTTCTTCACTTTCACAGTCTTCTCTTCCATCTatttcttcctcctcttcagcTCCAAGATCAAGCCATGGTGTAACTGCCACGCATGTCGCATCTATCTCAACATGTCATGGACCACATACTTT is a window encoding:
- the LOC130943889 gene encoding inactive TPR repeat-containing thioredoxin TTL3-like, whose amino-acid sequence is MSKAIHQPGLDSVCCDRTMNKPDSTNLDLRPSPLKLTTTSGARTKNPPRAPTNPANFSGDLAGAHDAVRSVPAPPRSSKPGHRRTVSAGAPLIYSGGSSNTSPNLSPGGNIFPAGKSPKPVALPTRGPSRPDVLGSGAVNYGRGSIVRGGGGAKHGNSTNGCCDAEELKRLGNEFYRNGNFVDALAMYDRAVAVSPGNAACRSNRAAALTALGRLGEAAKECDEAVSLDPGYARAHKRLASLYLRFGQVENSQLHLSLSGLKVDQYEEQTLMFLEKHLNRCEDARKVGDWKSVLRETEAAIAVGADFSPQLVACKAEAYLKLHLFEDAESTLSNIPKVEGCPLAYSQTKFFGMLGEAYVPFVSAQVEMALGRFETAVAAAEKASLLDHSNVEVARIVNTVKMVARARSRGNDLFSSGKFSQACSAYGEGLKYDCFNYVLYCNRAICWSKLGLWEQSVQDCNQALLIQPNYTKALFRRAASNAKLERWAEVVKDYETLRCELPEDSEVAEFLRQAKLALEKSREAVYATKFGVEVEEILALDKFKAAIASAGVSVVHFKVASNELCEEISPFVNTLCVRYPSVKFIRVDVEECLSIAKAENIRIVPTFKIYKNGVKVKEMIRPIHQLLEDSVRKNSSL
- the LOC130945885 gene encoding uncharacterized protein At5g01610-like, which encodes MADNKEGGIVKKGDEEGLKMAVSLLQEYELPAGLLPLQDVVEVGYVKSTGYMWIVQKKKVEHEFKMVKKLVSYDSEITGFISKKKIKKLKGVKAKELMLWPPVSEISVDDPPTGKIHFKSLAGITKTFPVEAFAAGQ